The Methylobacterium sp. PvR107 genome contains a region encoding:
- the istA gene encoding IS21 family transposase, translated as MRLFMQFRQSDSVAAAAAKAAFSPATGHRIAADPRLPSAKKTPRGRRRPDPLAEVFEAEIVPLLEAAPGLRPVAVFEEILRRHPDLGEGVRRTLERRIRAWRAVHGADQDVIFRQTHEPGRMGLSDFTDMADLGVSIAGLRLDHRLYHFRLAYSGFEHAHVVLGGESFVALAEGLQNALWSLGGVPREHRTDSLSAAFRNLDEAAQEDLTRRYEALCAHYGMTPTRNNAGLAHENGSVEGPHGHLKRALADALLLRTSTNFPDLTAYRTFVDELVGRRNARQAKRIDSERAVLARLPERRSCDYEQVSVRVSSAGGFRLRKVFYTVPSRLIGHTLRVRLYDDRLDVFVGGSHLFTLPRGRAHPDGRHDQVVDYHHVIHALRRKPMALLNLVYRDRLFPRAPYRHAFESLRAALPERQACRIAVDLLALAHDRGCEAELAECLAVELAAKRLPDLAVLRARFAPDPATIPHVNVALGSLASYESLLDGVTTGGAA; from the coding sequence ATGAGGCTCTTCATGCAGTTCCGTCAGAGCGACAGCGTCGCTGCGGCCGCCGCCAAGGCCGCCTTCAGTCCCGCCACCGGCCATCGCATTGCCGCCGATCCGCGTCTGCCCTCGGCTAAGAAGACCCCGCGCGGACGGCGTCGGCCCGATCCCCTCGCCGAGGTGTTCGAGGCCGAGATCGTGCCATTGCTCGAAGCCGCGCCCGGCCTGAGGCCGGTGGCCGTCTTCGAGGAGATCCTGCGCCGTCATCCCGATCTCGGTGAAGGGGTCCGACGGACACTGGAGCGGCGTATCCGGGCTTGGCGCGCCGTGCACGGAGCCGACCAGGACGTCATCTTTCGTCAGACCCACGAGCCCGGGCGGATGGGACTGTCGGACTTTACCGACATGGCCGATCTCGGCGTCAGCATCGCTGGGCTGCGCCTCGACCATCGGCTCTACCACTTCCGGCTCGCCTACTCCGGCTTCGAGCACGCCCACGTCGTGCTCGGCGGCGAGAGCTTCGTGGCGCTCGCCGAAGGGCTGCAGAATGCCCTCTGGTCTCTCGGCGGCGTGCCGCGCGAGCACCGCACCGACAGCCTCTCGGCCGCCTTCCGCAACCTCGACGAGGCCGCCCAGGAGGATCTCACCCGCCGCTACGAGGCCCTGTGCGCCCACTACGGCATGACGCCCACCCGCAACAACGCCGGCCTCGCCCACGAGAACGGTTCGGTGGAGGGCCCGCACGGCCACCTCAAGCGGGCCCTCGCCGATGCGCTCCTGCTGCGCACCAGCACCAACTTCCCCGACCTGACCGCCTACCGCACCTTCGTCGACGAGCTCGTCGGACGCCGCAACGCCCGCCAAGCTAAGCGCATCGACAGCGAGCGGGCTGTCCTGGCGCGGCTGCCCGAGCGGCGCTCGTGCGACTACGAGCAGGTCAGCGTGCGCGTCTCCTCGGCCGGCGGGTTCCGCCTGCGCAAGGTGTTCTACACCGTGCCCTCGCGCCTGATCGGCCACACCCTGCGCGTGCGCCTCTACGACGACCGCCTCGACGTCTTCGTCGGCGGATCCCACCTCTTCACCCTGCCGCGGGGGCGGGCTCATCCGGACGGACGGCACGATCAGGTCGTCGACTACCACCACGTCATCCACGCCCTCCGGCGCAAGCCGATGGCGCTGCTCAACCTCGTCTACCGCGACCGGCTCTTCCCGCGGGCACCCTACCGGCACGCCTTTGAGTCCCTGCGCGCCGCGCTTCCGGAACGGCAGGCCTGCCGCATCGCCGTCGATTTACTTGCGCTGGCCCATGACCGCGGCTGCGAGGCCGAACTCGCCGAATGCCTGGCCGTCGAACTGGCCGCCAAGCGCCTGCCCGATCTAGCCGTCCTGCGTGCCCGCTTCGCACCCGATCCGGCTACCATCCCTCACGTCAACGTCGCCCTCGGCTCGCTGGCGAGCTACGAGAGCCTCCTCGACGGCGTCACGACGGGAGGGGCGGCATGA